DNA from Flavobacteriales bacterium:
ATAACAGATGAAATGGTGAATGAATATCTGGAGCATCACAGAAGGAGTGATGACAATGGCGGAAGCAATTTCATCATTGAGTGAAAGACGACTTTCAGTCGTCAATCAAACCTATGGACTTCCAGTCCATAGTGGTTTAGTCCAGTAATTCACGAATTAGCAGCAAGAACTACTTACTCCCCAAATGCACGATCGGAATCAGCATTTCTTCGAGTGAAACACCACCATGCTGGAACGTGTCGCGGTAGTAATTCACGTAGTAGTTGTAGTTGTTCGGGTAGGCGAAGAACTTGTCTTCCTTGGCAAAGATGAACGATTGGCTCACATTCACTTTTGGTAGATACGCATCGTGAGGGTTCTTCACGGCAAACACATCCTTTGTTTCAAAGTTGAGGTTCTTGGCCTGCTTGTAACGAAGGTTGGTGTTGGTGTTTCGGTCTCCAACAACTTTGCTTGGTTCCTGAACGCGCACTGTTCCGTGATCGGTAGTGATCACCACATTCACATCATGTTCTGCGATGCGCTCCATCATGTCTTTAAGCGGTGAATGCTCGAACCAACTTACCGTGATAGAACGATAAGCCGCTTCATCATCGGCCAACTCACGGATCACTTCCATTTCCGTTCTGGCGTGCGAAAGCATATCCACGAAGTTGTACACGATCACGTTCAGGTCGTTGTTCATCAGGTTCGGAATGGTATCTACCAATTTCTTACCTGCTGCGTTGTTCGTGATCTTATTGTAACTGTATTTCTGACCAAGTCCCAAACGCTGCATCTGATCTCGCAGGAAGTCTTCCTCAAATTGGTTCTTGCCGCCTTCGTCTTCATCGTTCAGCCACTTGTCTTTGAACCTGCGTTCAATATCCAATGGCATCAGACCAGCGAAGATGGCATTCCGCGCATATTGCGTGGCAGTAGGGAGGATGCTCATGAAAATGTCCTCGCTCTCCAACTTGAACATATCTAGCACAGAAGGCTTGATCACTTCCCATTGATCCCAACGAAGGTTGTCGATCAACAGCATGAAAGTCGGTTTTCCGTGGCCGACCTTTGGCGCGATCTTATTCTTGAAAAGCGTGTGCGACATGGTTGGTTTGTCATCTCCTTCGCCATTCAGCCAATCGATGTAATTGCGTTCAACGAACTTGAAAAACTGCGAGTTGGCTTCGACTTTTTGCGATTGCAGAATCTCCGACATGCCATCTTCCTTACTACGCTCCAATTCAAGTTCCCAATGCACCAATTTGCGGTAAATGTCTTTCCACTCTTGGTAGTTGAGGCGGTCGCTCAATTTCATTCCGATCTCACGGAATTCGCGTTGATAATTGTGGCTTGTGGTCTCGGCCACCAATCGCTTGGTGTCCAAGTTCTTTTTAATGGTGAGAAGAATCTGATTCGGATTGACTGGCTTGATCAGGTAATCGGAGATTTTGGAACCGATTGCTTCTTCCATAATGTGTTCCTCCTCGCTCTTGGTGATCATCACCACAGGAACACGCGTGTTCTTGTTCTTCATCTGAACCAAGGTTTCCAATCCTGAAAGCCCAGGCATGTTCTCATCAAGGAATACAATGTCGAATTCCTGCTCATCAAACAGGTCGAGGGCATCATCACCATTCGTAGCTGTTTCCACCTCAAATCCTTTATCCCGAAGGAACAACAGGTGTGGTTTCAACAGATCGATCTCATCATCAGCCCAAAGTATTCTCAATTTGTCCATTGTTTGTTTTTACATGATTTTAGCCACAGAAACACAGATTTACACAGAAGAAATGAATTGTCAGTGAAAGCCTCTGTGCCTTCAGTGCTTCTGTGGCTATTGAATGTCTTTCTAAATAACCTTTAACGATTAACTACTTTCGCCAAAAGTAGCACTCTAACGGGCGCCATGGGAATAAAGTATAACAAGCGTAAAATCCTCAACGACCCGGTTTACGGATTCATAACAGTTCCGTACCCGATAGTGTTCGACATCATCGAACATCCGTATTTCCAGCGACTGCGAAGAATCAAACAGCTTGGGTTAACGCATTTGGTTTATCCTGGCGCGCTGCACACACGGTTCCACCACACGCTTGGGGCCATGCACTTGATGGGTTTGGCGATTGAGGAGCTCCGAGCAAAAGGATATGAGATCACGGAAGAGGAAGCTGTTGGCGTAACGCTGGCCATTCTGATGCACGACATCGGTCATGGACCGTTTTCACACGCTCTTGAGCACAGCATTGTTTCGGGTGTGAACCACGAAGATCTCTCGGCCCTGTTCATGGAACGATTGAACAAGCAATTCAACGGGCAGTTGGATGTGGCCATTGCCATTTTCAACGACCGTTATCCGAAGCGTTTCCTGCATCAATTGGTGAGCAGCCAGTTGGATATGGACCGTTTGGATTACCTGAAACGCGACAGCTTTTTCACGGGCGTTTCGGAAGGCATTGTTGGTTCAGACCGTATCATCAAAATGCTGCATGTGGTGAATGATGAGTTGGCGGTGGAAAGCAAAGGCATCTACAGCATCGAGAAGTTTATTGTGGCTCGCAGAATCATGTATTGGCAAGTGTACTTGCACAAGACGGTTCTTTCGGCTGAGTATCTTCTCATCAATATTCTGATGCGTGCCAAGGAATTGGTGGAGCAGGGGCAAGACCTTTTCGCAACTCCTGCATTGATGACCTTTCTGAAACGAAAAGTGACGAAGGCTGACTTTGAGAACGAACCCGACCTTCTTGACCGCTTTGCAGAGTTGGATGACTTCGATGTGCTCACTTCCGTCAAGGTTTGGAAGCATCATTCCGACCCGGTGCTATCACGACTTTCGGGCTTCATGGTGGATAGAAAGCTCCTGAAGATCAAGATGCTTTCGGATGCAGTTTCAACTTCACGATTGGATGAATTGAGAACGAGTCTGGCGCAATCATGGGGCATTTCTAAGGAAGAAGCGGCTTACTTCGTTTTCACCGATTCCATTGCCAATAGCGCTTACGACCTGAAGCACGATCGAATTAACATTCTCTTCAAAAACGGGGAGGTGAAAGACATCACCGAAGCTGCCGATACACTCAGTTTGTCCGTGCTTTCAAAACCCGTGGAAAAACACTTTCTTTGCTTCCCAGCACAACTGACCAACCAATTTTAAACCTGCCAGCCGATCGGTTAACCTTTACTTAACAGGCTTTATTAAATTTTACTTTTGCGCGGATGATTTTGACCGCAGGTGTAATTGCCGAGATACTTGGTGGCAGTGTTGATGGGGATCCGAATGTGCAGGTCAGCACGGTGAGCCCTATTGAAAGCGGGTTTCCCGGTGCACTTTCCTTCTTGGCAAATCCTAAGTACAACGAGTTTCTGACGAAGACGGGCGCTTCTGTGGTCATTGTAAAAGACGATTTGAACGCTGGTTCGGATGTAAAGGCAACGTTAATTCGTGTGGCCGACCCATACAGCAGCTTCGCCATTCTGCTTCAGAAGTATGATGAGATGAACCGCCCGAAAGCGGGAATTCATCCTTCATCTGTTATTGCTGATTCTGCCAAGATCGGACATAACGTTTCCATTGGTGCTGGAACCGTGATCGATGAAGGTGCAGTTGTCGGTGACAATTGCATTCTTGGAGCGCAAGTGGTAGTGGAGCGTAAGGCTAAATTGGGCAACGGCTGTCATCTGCATTCGGGTTCGAAGGTGTTGCACGATTGTGTGTTGGGCAACAACTGCCGTTTGCATGCGGGAGTAATTGTAGGAAGTGACGGTTTCGGCTTCGCACCATCCGATTCGCAGTACAGCAAGATCCCACAAGTGGGAAATGTGGTGTTGGAAGATGACGTAGAGATCGGTGCCAATTCAACCATCGACCGTGCTACAATGGGTTCGACCATCATTCGCAAAGGAGTGAAGTTGGATAACCTGATCCAAGTAGCTCATAACGTAGAGATCGGAGAACACACCGTGATTGCTGCCCAAACTGGAATTGCGGGTTCAACCAAAATAGGGAAGCGCTGCATGATCGGTGGTCAGGTAGGCATCATCGGTCATTTGACCATTGGTGATAATGTGAAGATTGCGGCACAGAGTGGCGTGGGGAACAACCTTCCTGACAATGCCATTGTGCAAGGTTCGCCTGCATTCGAAGTAGGCAACTACCGCAGGTCGTACGTGTCTTTCAGACGCTTGCCAGATACCATCAAACAGTTGGAAGCGCAACTTCGTGAGTTGATGAATTCGAAATGAGTTTGAAGCAACATACCATCAAAAAGGCATTCACTATCGAAGGTGTCGGATTGCACACAGGTGCTCCCGTGACCATGACGGTCAGTCCTGCAGAAGCTGGTGGAGTCGTGTTCGTGAGAACGGATTTGGGTTATGCCGAAGTGAAGGCTGCTGTTGCCAATGTGGTAAGCACCGCACGTGGTACGACCATCGGTTCGGGCGAAGCAACGGTAAGCACCATAGAACATGTGATGGCTGCGTTGTCCGCCAATGGAATTACCAACGCACACATTGAGATCAACGGACCAGAGTGTCCGATCATGGATGGAAGCTCGAAGGAGTTCTGCGAGGCCATCAATAAAGTAGGGGTGGAGGAGCAGGACGATTCTCAGGAAATTCTCACCATCGATTCCAACATCGAATTCAAGGATGAAGAAACGGGCGCGGAGTATCTGATCGTTCCTTCAGACTCGCCACGGTTCACCGTGATGATCGATTACAACAGTCAGGTGTTGCCACCACAGCATGCGGTGCTTCACAATTTGACTGATTTCGAAAAGGAAATTGCCCCGACACGTACGTTCTGCTTCCTGCATGAACTGGAACTGCTGTTGGAACACAACCTGATTAAAGGCGGTGCGCTCGATAATGCGGTTGTTTTCGTAGAACACCCGATGGATGATGAGCGGCAGGCCAAATTGGCCAAATCGTTCAAGCAGGAAGACATCCGCGCAACGCGCCTGGGAACGTTGAACAACACGGAACTACGATTCCCGAACGAACCTGCGCGCCACAAACTGCTCGACCTTATCGGTGACCTTGCCTTGGTGAATGCCCGCATCAACGGACACATCATTGCCACCAAGCCAGGCCACGGAAGCAACTCGCGCTTCGGGAAATTCTTGGCTGGTCTTATCAAGGATAACCGCAAACCGAAAGCTCCGAAGATTGATCTCAATGCAGCCCCGTTGCTTGACATCAACGGCATCATGGCCAAGTTGCCGCACCGTCCGCCATTCCTGTTCATTGACAAGATCTATGAACTGAGCGAAACGCATGTGATCGGGGTGAAGAACGTGACCATGAACGAGTACTTCTTTGAAGGTCACTTCCCCGGTGCACCCGTGATGCCTGGCGTGTTGCAGATAGAGGCGATGGCCCAAGTGGGTGGAATTCTGGTGCTGAGCACTGTTCCCGACCCAGAGAATTACCTCACGTATTTCATGAAGATCGATGGCGTCAAATTCCGCAGGATGGTGATGCCAGGCGATACCATTGTATTCAAATTAGAACTATTAAGTCCGATTCGCAGAGGGTTGTGTCATATGAAGGGAGTTGCTTTTGTGGGCGATGACCAAGTGATGGAAGCCGAAATGATGGCACAGATTTCAAAAAGAGAGAGTAACTAATGAACCAACCCCTATCCTTTGTACACCCGCAGGCGAAGATCGCTGACAACGTTGTGATCGAACCGTTCGTCACCATCCACAAGAACGTGGAGATAGGCGAAGGAACATGGATCGGTTCCAATGTGACCATCATGGAAGGGGCGCGCATCGGAAAGAACTGCCGCATTTTCCCAGGAGCGGTCATTTCGGCCATTCCTCAGGATCTGAAATTTGAAGGAGAGGACAGTACGGTACAAATAGGTGATAACGTTACCATCCGAGAATGCGCTACCATCAACCGAGGTACCAAAGCAAGTGGAACGACCATCGTTGGGAATCACTCAATGATCATGGCTTATGTGCATGTGGCGCACGATTGCGTTATCGGTGAGCACGTCATCTTGGCCAACGCCTGTACACTTGCAGGACACATTCAGATCGGTGATTTTGCCATTATCGGTGGCATGTCGGCCTTGCATCAGTTCGTTCGCATCGGGTCGCACGCCATTCTTTCAGGCGGAGCCTTGGTGGGTAAGGACGTTCCACCATACAGCAAGGCTGCGCGCTATCCGCTCAGCTATACGGGTGTGAACAGCGTGGGCATGAAACGCAGAGGCTATTCCGTGGAGAAGATCCGCGAGATACAGGAGATCTACCGCGTCATTTTCCTGAAACATTACAACGTAACACAGGCACTTTCCTTTTTGGAAGCAGAGTTCACCGTAACGGACGAGCGCGATGAGATTCTTGACTTTATCCGTGAAAGCAAGCGTGGCATCATGAAGGGATATCAGTTCTTGAACGGAAACGGTTCGAAGTAAACAGCCATGGCATCCGCTCAGATTTCTTTACGGAAAGTAGGGAAACGCTTCAATCACGAGTGGATCTTTAGAGGTGTTGACCATACATTTCAGAAAGACGAGCACACGGTGATCCTTGGGCCGAACGGTTCTGGTAAATCAACGCTTTTGCAGGTGATATTGGGCAGTTCCATCGCTTCAGAAGGGGAGTTGGAGTACCAATTTGGTGGCTGCGCTTATAAGGCTGACGAAACGCTTGGGCTATTTTCTTTGGCCACGCCTTACCTTGAACTCATCGAAGAGTTCACGCTCACCGAAATGCTGGAGTTTCATCAGAAGATGAAGGCTTTCAAGGAAGGTTGGACCATTCCAAGCATCATCGAGAAGCTATACCTCACCGAAGCCAAGAACAAGCCCATCCGTTATTTCTCTTCGGGAATGAAACAGCGCGTGAAGTTGGGCATTGCCCTGCTTTCGGATACACCCTTCGTGATGCTGGATGAACCGACATCGAACCTCGATGCCAAGGCCATTGAATGGTACAAGCAGTTGGTGGAGGAGACCAAAAACGGCCGCATCATCATCGTTTGTTCTAACGACCAGAAGGATGAGTTCCCGTTCTGCATCCAGCGGTTGAATATTGGGGATTACAAGTAGATTCGTTTGCCACCCTGAATACTGCACTCTGAGGAACTAAGGGGTTGTGCATTACGGGTGTTTGCGATAGT
Protein-coding regions in this window:
- a CDS encoding IS200/IS605 family transposase; this encodes ITDEMVNEYLEHHRRSDDNGGSNFIIE
- a CDS encoding PglZ domain-containing protein, which codes for MDKLRILWADDEIDLLKPHLLFLRDKGFEVETATNGDDALDLFDEQEFDIVFLDENMPGLSGLETLVQMKNKNTRVPVVMITKSEEEHIMEEAIGSKISDYLIKPVNPNQILLTIKKNLDTKRLVAETTSHNYQREFREIGMKLSDRLNYQEWKDIYRKLVHWELELERSKEDGMSEILQSQKVEANSQFFKFVERNYIDWLNGEGDDKPTMSHTLFKNKIAPKVGHGKPTFMLLIDNLRWDQWEVIKPSVLDMFKLESEDIFMSILPTATQYARNAIFAGLMPLDIERRFKDKWLNDEDEGGKNQFEEDFLRDQMQRLGLGQKYSYNKITNNAAGKKLVDTIPNLMNNDLNVIVYNFVDMLSHARTEMEVIRELADDEAAYRSITVSWFEHSPLKDMMERIAEHDVNVVITTDHGTVRVQEPSKVVGDRNTNTNLRYKQAKNLNFETKDVFAVKNPHDAYLPKVNVSQSFIFAKEDKFFAYPNNYNYYVNYYRDTFQHGGVSLEEMLIPIVHLGSK
- a CDS encoding HD domain-containing protein gives rise to the protein MGIKYNKRKILNDPVYGFITVPYPIVFDIIEHPYFQRLRRIKQLGLTHLVYPGALHTRFHHTLGAMHLMGLAIEELRAKGYEITEEEAVGVTLAILMHDIGHGPFSHALEHSIVSGVNHEDLSALFMERLNKQFNGQLDVAIAIFNDRYPKRFLHQLVSSQLDMDRLDYLKRDSFFTGVSEGIVGSDRIIKMLHVVNDELAVESKGIYSIEKFIVARRIMYWQVYLHKTVLSAEYLLINILMRAKELVEQGQDLFATPALMTFLKRKVTKADFENEPDLLDRFAELDDFDVLTSVKVWKHHSDPVLSRLSGFMVDRKLLKIKMLSDAVSTSRLDELRTSLAQSWGISKEEAAYFVFTDSIANSAYDLKHDRINILFKNGEVKDITEAADTLSLSVLSKPVEKHFLCFPAQLTNQF
- the lpxD gene encoding UDP-3-O-(3-hydroxymyristoyl)glucosamine N-acyltransferase, which translates into the protein MILTAGVIAEILGGSVDGDPNVQVSTVSPIESGFPGALSFLANPKYNEFLTKTGASVVIVKDDLNAGSDVKATLIRVADPYSSFAILLQKYDEMNRPKAGIHPSSVIADSAKIGHNVSIGAGTVIDEGAVVGDNCILGAQVVVERKAKLGNGCHLHSGSKVLHDCVLGNNCRLHAGVIVGSDGFGFAPSDSQYSKIPQVGNVVLEDDVEIGANSTIDRATMGSTIIRKGVKLDNLIQVAHNVEIGEHTVIAAQTGIAGSTKIGKRCMIGGQVGIIGHLTIGDNVKIAAQSGVGNNLPDNAIVQGSPAFEVGNYRRSYVSFRRLPDTIKQLEAQLRELMNSK
- a CDS encoding bifunctional UDP-3-O-[3-hydroxymyristoyl] N-acetylglucosamine deacetylase/3-hydroxyacyl-ACP dehydratase, with amino-acid sequence MSLKQHTIKKAFTIEGVGLHTGAPVTMTVSPAEAGGVVFVRTDLGYAEVKAAVANVVSTARGTTIGSGEATVSTIEHVMAALSANGITNAHIEINGPECPIMDGSSKEFCEAINKVGVEEQDDSQEILTIDSNIEFKDEETGAEYLIVPSDSPRFTVMIDYNSQVLPPQHAVLHNLTDFEKEIAPTRTFCFLHELELLLEHNLIKGGALDNAVVFVEHPMDDERQAKLAKSFKQEDIRATRLGTLNNTELRFPNEPARHKLLDLIGDLALVNARINGHIIATKPGHGSNSRFGKFLAGLIKDNRKPKAPKIDLNAAPLLDINGIMAKLPHRPPFLFIDKIYELSETHVIGVKNVTMNEYFFEGHFPGAPVMPGVLQIEAMAQVGGILVLSTVPDPENYLTYFMKIDGVKFRRMVMPGDTIVFKLELLSPIRRGLCHMKGVAFVGDDQVMEAEMMAQISKRESN
- the lpxA gene encoding acyl-ACP--UDP-N-acetylglucosamine O-acyltransferase; its protein translation is MNQPLSFVHPQAKIADNVVIEPFVTIHKNVEIGEGTWIGSNVTIMEGARIGKNCRIFPGAVISAIPQDLKFEGEDSTVQIGDNVTIRECATINRGTKASGTTIVGNHSMIMAYVHVAHDCVIGEHVILANACTLAGHIQIGDFAIIGGMSALHQFVRIGSHAILSGGALVGKDVPPYSKAARYPLSYTGVNSVGMKRRGYSVEKIREIQEIYRVIFLKHYNVTQALSFLEAEFTVTDERDEILDFIRESKRGIMKGYQFLNGNGSK
- a CDS encoding ATP-binding cassette domain-containing protein, with the protein product MASAQISLRKVGKRFNHEWIFRGVDHTFQKDEHTVILGPNGSGKSTLLQVILGSSIASEGELEYQFGGCAYKADETLGLFSLATPYLELIEEFTLTEMLEFHQKMKAFKEGWTIPSIIEKLYLTEAKNKPIRYFSSGMKQRVKLGIALLSDTPFVMLDEPTSNLDAKAIEWYKQLVEETKNGRIIIVCSNDQKDEFPFCIQRLNIGDYK